A genomic segment from Aspergillus puulaauensis MK2 DNA, chromosome 1, nearly complete sequence encodes:
- a CDS encoding uncharacterized protein (COG:Q;~EggNog:ENOG410PVRI;~InterPro:IPR001128,IPR017972,IPR002401,IPR036396;~PFAM:PF00067;~TransMembrane:1 (o6-24i);~go_function: GO:0005506 - iron ion binding [Evidence IEA];~go_function: GO:0016705 - oxidoreductase activity, acting on paired donors, with incorporation or reduction of molecular oxygen [Evidence IEA];~go_function: GO:0020037 - heme binding [Evidence IEA];~go_process: GO:0055114 - oxidation-reduction process [Evidence IEA]) has translation MAFLSLLLKGIVAPILALTVYILFNDLLRWKSRINGLKGPKGLPLIGNLLDINRTFSAEKYRQWSLEYGPVYQVQLGNSPVVIVNETEEAKALLLNQSSAFISRPVFHVLHKVVSKNVASIGTSPWNESCKSRRKVAAGALNRPKVQSYEPIILRETDDFIKALALESSGGAVDADFTAAVHRLSLNTVMTLNYGIRIAKTTDLKDDAFYAEVVEVENEISKLRSTSRNLANYIPLLRFLEPIFWRKSAAHSAAVGNRRVAYNNELLRRLQDAVNRDAEVPCIQGNVLRDPEAVGLSNNELLSISFSMMAGADSTQPTIGWAFLLLAHRQDIQALAFNELQKATGSNYDPAETKDVDYILALVKEVLRFYTPLPLSMPRETTAPVQYKDAVIPSGTMVFLNAWACNHDPTLFSNPWEFNPERWLDNSEKHAHQFAFGYGSRMCVASHLATRLVYTVLYHTIANFEIHPASDAAEDEVDAVKGIKDPTALSANPRGSRARFVTRETGADLNSKS, from the exons ATGGCCTTTCTATCACTACTCCTCAAAGGGATTGTAGCGCCGATTCTTGCACTTACAGTATACATTCTATTCAACGACttgttgagatggaaaagCCGAATCAATGGCCTAAAGGGCCCTAAAGGTCTTCCGCTTATTGGAAATCTACTTGAT ATCAACAGGACATTCTCCGCTGAGAAATACAGACAATGGTCTCTGGAATACGGTCCAGTCTACCAAGTCCAACTAGGCAACTCCCCCGTTGTCATCGTCAACGAAACAGAGGAGGCAAAGGCCCTGCTTCTCAACCAGAGCTCTGCATTCATTTCCAGACCTGTCTTTCACGTCTTGCACAAGGTTGTCAGCAAGAACGTCGCGAGTATTGGCACGTCTCCTTGGAACGAGAGTTGCAAATCGCGGAGGAAGGTTGCTGCAGGGGCGCTGAACCGGCCGAAGGTTCAGTCGTATGAGCCT ATTATATTGAGAGAAACCGATGACTTTATCAAGGCTCTGGCTTTGGAATCGTCAGGCGGTGCTGTCGATGCCGATTTCACGGCTGCAGTTCATCGTCTCTCGTTGAACACGGTGATGACCCTGAACTATGGGATACG AATCGCAAAAACAACCGATCTCAAAGACGACGCCTTCTACGCCGAAgtcgtcgaagtcgaaaACGAGATATCAAAGCTCCGCTCAACATCCAGGAACCTAGCAAATTACATCCCccttcttcgcttccttgAGCCCATCTTCTGGAGAAAGTCCGCTGCCCACTCTGCTGCGGTTGGGAACCGTCGGGTCGCGTATAACAATGAACTCCTCCGCCGGTTGCAAGATGCGGTTAATCGCGATGCCGAAGTGCCCTGTATCCAGGGTAATGTCTTGCGGGACCCTGAGGCCGTCGGTCTATCCAATAATGAGCTTCTCAGTATCAGCTTCAGTATGATGGCA GGCGCAGATAGCACGCAGCCAACAATCGGCTGGGCTTTCCTATTACTCGCCCACCGGCAAGATATCCAGGCTCTTGCATTCAATGAGTTACAGAAAGCTACAGGATCCAACTATGACCCGGCGGAAACGAAAGACGTCGACTATATCCTGGCCCTGGTCAAGGAAGTGCTCCGTTTCTATACGCCCTTACCGTTATCCATGCCGCGAGAAACCACCGCTCCTGTTCAGTATAAAGACGCCGTAATACCCTCTGGAACCATGGTTTTCTTGAATGCGTGGGCTTGTAACCACG ACCCAACTCTCTTCTCAAACCCCTGGGAATTCAACCCCGAGCGATGGCTAGACAACTCCGAAAAACACGCGCACCAATTCGCGTTCGGATACGGGTCCCGGATGTGTGTAGCCTCGCATTTAGCCACGCGGCTGGTCTATACAGTGCTGTACCATACCATTGCCAATTTCGAGATTCATCCTGCGTCGGACGCAGCTGAGGATGAAGTGGATGCTGTCAAAGGGATCAAGGATCCTACTGCGTTGAGTGCTAATCCAAGGGGGAGTAGGGCTCGGTTTGTTACTCGGGAGACAGGGGCCGATCTAAATTCAAAAAGCTGA